Proteins co-encoded in one Chrysemys picta bellii isolate R12L10 chromosome 13, ASM1138683v2, whole genome shotgun sequence genomic window:
- the LOC101947544 gene encoding olfactory receptor 5V1-like, translated as MERRNQTVLKEFIILGFSSLQEMRLSLFSGFLFTYLFTLFGNTCIIVLALVDQRLHTPMYFFLGNLSFLDICYTTTTIPQMLVHLLSERSNISYTGCVLQLYFFFSFVGTECLLLVVMAFDRCVAICNPLRYTLIVNKSICLQLAAASWVNGFLNSAIHTVFTFWLPFCGDNRIDYFYCDIPPLLELSCGDTSLNKLLLLCIGLFIAWTPFACILLSYTYIISTILKMPSSKGKRKAYSTCSSHLTLVLLYYGSSIFSYLRPSSSYSPGSARLISVLYSVLTPMLNPIIYTMRNKDVKEALKYVIHRI; from the coding sequence ATGGAGAGAAGAAATCAAACTGTGTTGAAGGAGTTCATCATCTTGGGATTTTCCAGCCTCCAGGAGATGCGGCTCTCACTATTCAGTGGGTTTTTGTTCACTTACCTCTTCACCCTATTTGGGAACACCTGCATCATTGTCCTTGCCTTGGTGGACCAGAGACTCCACactcccatgtatttcttccttggGAACCTGTCGTTTCTGGACATCTGttataccaccaccaccatcccccaGATGCTGGTTCATCTCCTCTCAGAGAGGAGCAACATCTCCTACACAGGCTGTGTGCTGCAACTTTACTTCTTCTTCTCCTTTGTGGGCAccgagtgcctcctgctggtggtgatggcctttgaccgctgTGTTgccatctgtaacccactgcGTTACACACTGATCGTCAACAAAAGCATTTGCCTCCAGCTGGCAGCTGCCTCCTGGGTAAATGGCTTCCTTAACTCTGCAATACACACAGTCTTCACCTTCTGGTTACCCTTCTGTGGAGACAACCGTATTGATTACTTCTACTGTGATATCCCACCGTTGCTGGAGCTGTCATGTGGGGACACCTCTCTCAACAAACTTCTGTTGCTCTGCATTGGCCTCTTCATAGCCTGGACCCCCTTTGCCTGCATCCTTCTATCATACACTTACATTATCTCAACCATACTGAAGATGCCTTCTTCCAAGGGGAAGAGGAAAGCGTACTCCACCTGTTCATCCCACCTGACTTTGGTCCTTCTGTACTATGGCAGCTCTATCTTCTCCTATCTGAGACCCAGTTCAAGTTACTCACCAGGTAGTGCTAGACTGATCTCCGTATTATATAGCGTCTTAACACCAatgttaaaccccatcatttataCAATGCGGAACAAGGATGTGAAAGAAGCTTTGAAATACGTGATACATAGGATATGA